In Gopherus flavomarginatus isolate rGopFla2 chromosome 1, rGopFla2.mat.asm, whole genome shotgun sequence, a single genomic region encodes these proteins:
- the ETFBKMT gene encoding electron transfer flavoprotein beta subunit lysine methyltransferase, whose translation MVFCRLKWFIGFGSRAVLSKASRSSNRSTSLIWRCCYHRTPGSFLDPEMRAFLEENTEVSSSGHLTPEIRLRLLTPRCRFWQERADLWPYGDPFWAIYWPGGQALSRYILDNPDAVRMGSVLDLGSGCGATAIAAVMSGASQVQANDIDPIAGMAMVLNCELNNVNPFPVLTKNIIDTELDNWDLIVLGDMFYDEQLANRLHHWLRKCIRTHGTKVLIGDPGRPQFLGHCIHSQLHKVVEYSLPESTRQENNGLTSSIVWSYQP comes from the exons ATGGTGTTCTGCCGCTTGAAGTGGTTTATAGGCTTTGGcagtagggctgtcctctcaaaagcTTCAAGGAGCAGTAACAGAAGCACCTCTTTGATATGGAGATGCTGctatcacaggactccaggaagTTTCCTAGATCCTGAGATGAGAGCGTTTCTGGAGGAGaacactgaagtcagtagcagcGGGCACCTCACACCAGAGATACGACTGCGACTTCTGACACCTCGCTGCAGATTCTGGCAGGAAAGAGCCGACTTGTGGCCCTATGGCGACCCCTTCTGGGCAATCTACTGGCCAGGAGGCCAAGCCCTGTCCAG GTATATCTTAGATAACCCGGATGCTGTCAGAATGGGATCAGTACTAGATCTCGGAAGTGGATGTGGAGCAACAGCAATCGCTGCTGTGATGAGCGGTGCATCCCAGGTCCAGGCTAATGACATTGACCCCA TTGCAGGAATGGCCATGGTATTAAATTGTGAGCTGAACAATGTGAACCCCTTCCCTGTTCTAACTAAGAACATCATTGATACAGAGCTGGACAACTGGGACCTCATTGTTTTGGGGGATATGTTTTATGATGAACAACTTGCAAATCGTCTTCATCACTGGTTGAGGAAATGCATCAGGACTCATGGAACTAAAGTGCTAATTGGTGACCCTGGGAGGCCTCAGTTCTTAGGCCACTGCATTCACAGTCAATTGCACAAAGTGGTCGAATATTCACTTCCTGAATCCACAAGGCAAGAAAACAATGGATTAACCTCAAGCATTGTCTGGAGTtaccagccctga